In one Pempheris klunzingeri isolate RE-2024b chromosome 8, fPemKlu1.hap1, whole genome shotgun sequence genomic region, the following are encoded:
- the tbc1d31 gene encoding TBC1 domain family member 31, which produces MEVTDIGNKEEGRIWHRKPTPGKGVIVTVVRTAQPAKTVRFVHVAFDTTGDSFLAGDHHGNIYVFDISRNRFRLVQKTGQASTALAFSLRRTTEFLVALSDYTIKCFDKDTKQLVSWMRGHEGAVSSISVHSSGRYAISTSSDTAQLWDLDTFQRKRKLNIRQSVGIQRVFFLPLSNTILSCFSDDSIFAWESDTLFCKYQLPVPDSGPKISYKAFAVTRDGKSLAAGGRSNLLHLWCLDSQQLVRVVQMPTQVRTVRQLEFLPDSFDGGASQTLGVLSQDGMMRFINIHTCKLLFHMGTHDDAITTVAVSPNGRHVVAIMDNGSINVYSVQSLTQELNKPPPSKVAVVSGGEADQDLSNLKVKVRPDVVHRAAKSSGRRTQVKILRPPVGSTAEDKENELPAGLNKKRLVALLKAFGEYPAKYRMFVWRSLLCLPENHAAYSSLTDKGLHAAYLTLHDKYPIKSHKLQRGLQRVLSALAHWAAIFGEVEYLPLVAFPFVKLFQNNPMLCFEVVATVIVSWCQHWFEYFPNPPLNILSMAENILAHHDKELLQHLMDCGITSQLYVWPLLETLFSEVLTRDEWLRLFDNIFSNHPSFLLMACVAYISCCREPLLLCSQKQDFEYFFHHRNNLDVGAMIKEAYRLMGCTPADIHPRTMLSDFTPLTKGQYPVFNHYPEFIVNYQSQEREKIRLQEMEYLRERQELSSLRADFVRRQGEEEAYYAQQELLLKAEQQRRNILAQEEGKLTQQREKLAAMKRELKVKELQLLDATRRRFLKHQQDLRASQIQGLDQEISRKMDLRERESAAAVQDLEVRQMELEAQRRRLEQHLLKEQERVGQEVDEEVEMRMRGAEREEVGHTELLHSTKTKMQALEESLADVCQLGLESDWQREVAERLQQVDTEQERKRERLAELHRQTVAEEERLADTMRDVAGKKWDEVMSTRAQLQEQRQPLSVAHTDGQRQKIRSPCWTRGLHQRPCTTTTVSVGTNTAGPALASNSATSPKQAGTNMVCLNSSSPSESTSTNFSLDRGRAQLDSSERELLKEIRDLRQKLAARAREGSSASSQSVHTLSSVSQ; this is translated from the exons ATGGAGGTGACGGACATTGGTAACAAAGAAGAGGGCAGAATCTGGCACCGAAAACCAACACCTGGCAAAGG TGTGATAGTGACAGTGGTCCGCACTGCTCAGCCGGCCAAGACGGTTCGTTTCGTCCATGTGGCTTTTGACACCACTGGTGATTCCTTCCTGGCTGGAGATCACCATGGAAACATCTATGTTTTTGACATCAGTAGAAACAG ATTTCGTCTGGTGCAGAAGACAGGACAGGCCTCCACTGCGCTGGCATTCAGCCTCCGCCGGACCACAGAGTTCCTTGTTGCCCTGTCTGACTATACCATCAAGTGCTTTGACAAAG ACACCAAGCAGCTGGTCAGTTGGATGCGGGGTCACGAGGGGGCAGTTTCATCCATCTCTGTCCACAGCTCAGGTCGCTATGCCATCAGCACGTCCTCAGACACGGCTCAGCTCTGGGACCTGGACACCttccagaggaagaggaagctcaACATCAGACAGTCTGTCGGCATTCAGAGG gtgttttttctgcctctcagtAACACCATCCTCAGCTGTTTCAGTGATGACTCAATCTTTGCTTGGGAGAGCGACACTCTGTTCTGCAAATACCAGCTCCCTGTCCCTGACTCTGGACCCAAAATCTCCTACAAGGCCTTTGCTGTCACGCG TGATGGTAAGAGCCTTGCTGCTGGTGGGCGCTCCAACCTGCTGCACCTGTGGTGTCTGGACAGCCAACAGCTGGTCAGAGTGGTTCAGATGCCCACGCAGGTCCGAACTGTGCGACAGCTGGAATTTCTGCCCGACAGCTTTGATGGAGGAGCGAGTcag aCACTAGGTGTATTGAGCCAAGACGGCATGATGCGCTTCATCAACATTCACACCTGCAAGCTGCTTTTCCACATGGGTACCCACGACGACGCCATCACCACAGTGGCTGTCAGCCCTAACGGCCGACATGTTGTAGCCATCATGGATAATGGCAGCATCAATGTCTACAGCGTTCAGAGTCTCACACAAGAACTAAACAAG CCTCCTCCCTCTAAGGTGGCAGTAGTCTCTGGCGGTGAAGCTGATCAGGACTTGTCTAACCTAAAGGTCAAGGTCAGACCAGACGTTGTTCACAGAGCAGCCAAGAGCTCGGGTAGGCGGACACAAGTGAAGATACTTAGACCCCCTGTTGGGTCTACAGCTGAAGATAAAGAG AATGAACTACCTGCTGGCCTGAATAAGAAGAGACTGGTGGCTCTGCTCAAGGCGTTTGGGGAATATCCTGCTAAATACAG GATGTTTGTGTGGCGGTCTTTGTTGTGTCTCCCAGAGAATCATGCTGCGTACAGCAGTCTCACTGATAAAGGACTGCATGCAGCCTACCTCACTCTGCATGATAAATACCCCATAAAAAGTCACAAGCTGCAGAGGGGATTGCAGAG AGTTTTGTCTGCCTTAGCTCACTGGGCAGCCATCTTTGGGGAGGTGGAGTATCTCCCCCTGGTAGCCTTCCCCTTTGTCAAGCTCTTCCAGAACAACCCAATGCTCTGTTTCGAGGTGGTGGCCACTGTCATAG TGAGTTGGTGTCAGCATTGGTTTGAGTACTTCCCCAACCCTCCTCTGAACATCCTGAGCATGGCGGAGAACATTCTGGCTCATCATGACAAGGAACTGCTGCAACACCTGATGGACTGTGGCATCACCTCACAG CTCTATGTGTGGCCCCTGCTGGAGACCTTGTTCTCAGAGGTTTTGACTCGTGATGAGTGGCTCAGACTCTTTGACAACATCTTCTCCAACCATCCGTCATTTCTGCTCATGGCCTGCGTGGCCTACATCAGCTGCTGCCGTGAgcccctgctgctctgctcccagAAACAGGACTTTGAA TATTTTTTCCACCACCGTAACAACCTGGATGTGGGAGCCATGATAAAGGAGGCTTACCGGCTCATGGGCTGCACACCAGCTGACATCCATCCCAGGACTATGCTCTCTGACTTTACACCACTGACCAAAGGCCAGTACCCCGTGTTCAACCACTACCCAGAATTCATAGTGAATTACCAGagtcaggagagagagaagataagACTGCAGGAGATGGAGTATCTCCGTGAGAG GCAGGAGTTGTCATCCCTGCGTGCAGATTTTGTGCGTCGCCAAGGTGAAGAGGAAGCCTATTATGCACAACAG gagctgctgttgaaGGCAGAGCAACAGCGCAGAAACATCCTGGCACAAGAAGAGGGAAAATTaacacagcagagggaaaa GTTGGCAGCCATGAAGAGAGAGCTGAAGGTGAAGGAGTTACAGTTGCTGGATGCTACTAGAAGACGTTTCCTCAAACACCAGCAGGACCTGAGAGCCTCACAGATTCAAGGACTAGACCAGGAAATCAGTAGAAAG ATGGATCTCCGGGAGCGagaatcagctgcagcagtccAGGATCTAGAAGTCAGGCAGATGGAGCTGGAGGCTCAGAGGAGACGACTTGAACAG CACTTGTTAAAGGAGCAGGAGCGAGTGGGGCAGGAGGttgatgaggaggtggagatgaggatgaggggggcagaaagagaggaggtgggacacacagagctgctacaCAGCACAAAGACTAAAATGCAG gccctgGAGGAGTCCCTGGCAGACGTGTGCCAACTGGGCTTGGAGTCGGACTGGCAGAGAGAGGTGGCGGAGCGTCTGCAGCAGGtggacacagagcaggagaggaagagagagagactggcaGAGCTTCACAGGCAAACcgtggcagaggaggagagactggCTGACACTATGAGAGATGTGGCAGGAAAGAAG TGGGATGAAGTGATGAGTACCAGAGCCCAGTTACAGGAGCAGCGACAGCCCCTGTCTGTGGCACACACAG ACGGGCAGAGACAGAAGATAAGGTCACCGTGTTGGACCAGAGGACTTCATCAGAGACCCTGTACCACCACCACTGTTTCTGTTGGAACCAATACTGCTGGTCCAGCACTCGCAAGCAACTCTGCCACCTCTCCAAAGCAGGCAGGAACCAACATGGTGTGTCTGAACAGCAGTTCACCTTCAGAGAGCACCTCCACTAACT tttcCCTGGACCGAGGCCGGGCCCAGCTGGACAGCAGCGAGAGAGAACTGCTGAAGGAAATCAGAGACCTGAGACAGAAGCTGGCAGCCAGAGCCAGAGAGGGCAGCTCTGCCTCGTCACAGTCTGTCcacactctgtcctctgtctctcagtga